In Kangiella koreensis DSM 16069, a single window of DNA contains:
- the pmbA gene encoding metalloprotease PmbA, with the protein MAADNHLTLKQIAGQQTMTEQQFRLMVQVALQQAADAGADQSEIWCYNTIGNSIEVRQGELETLEFNQDSHFGINVYFGQRKGTVSINDLTETAVHKGVQAACEIAAFTEPDPFAGLVDKELMATEFKDLQLDHPNDLTIPQMVESAKACEAVALKDARIKQSEGVSSYNHRSVSLYANSYGFIGANHTTRFSLSNSVIAETDNGMIRDGYYTIGRDVADLLSPENVGELAAERVINKLKQGKIPSGNYPVIFNAELARGLWSHMLSALKGAALYQRASFLLDKRNQLILPEFVQIEEDPFLLKGFGSGNYDSDGVATRKRDIVVDGVLKDYFLSGYSARRLGLQTTGNAGGIHNIIIKSMDVSLQDTMKQLGSGLLLTEVMGQGVNTVTGNYSRGASGFWFENGEIQFFAQELTIAGNLETMFKNIVAISNDVDDRSSILTGSVAIEGMMVAS; encoded by the coding sequence GTGGCTGCTGACAATCATTTAACTTTAAAACAAATTGCTGGGCAACAGACTATGACCGAGCAGCAATTCCGCCTGATGGTACAGGTTGCCTTACAGCAGGCCGCAGATGCTGGAGCAGACCAGTCCGAAATTTGGTGTTACAACACCATTGGTAACAGCATTGAGGTACGACAGGGAGAGCTCGAAACACTTGAGTTTAACCAGGATAGCCATTTCGGCATTAATGTGTATTTTGGCCAGCGCAAAGGTACTGTGTCAATTAACGACTTGACTGAAACGGCTGTACATAAAGGCGTGCAGGCGGCATGTGAGATTGCGGCATTTACTGAGCCGGATCCTTTTGCTGGGTTGGTTGATAAGGAGTTAATGGCCACTGAGTTTAAAGATTTGCAGTTGGATCACCCCAATGATCTGACTATTCCACAAATGGTTGAGTCGGCCAAAGCCTGCGAGGCTGTGGCCTTAAAGGACGCAAGAATCAAACAATCAGAAGGTGTCAGTAGCTATAACCATCGTTCGGTATCCTTATATGCTAATAGTTATGGGTTTATCGGGGCTAACCACACCACTCGATTTAGTTTGTCCAATTCTGTAATCGCTGAAACTGACAATGGCATGATTCGCGATGGTTATTACACCATTGGGCGTGATGTGGCTGATTTGTTGAGCCCCGAAAACGTCGGTGAGCTGGCAGCTGAGCGGGTTATCAATAAGCTTAAGCAGGGCAAAATCCCATCGGGTAATTATCCTGTTATTTTTAATGCGGAACTGGCTCGTGGACTTTGGTCTCACATGCTGTCTGCACTTAAAGGTGCGGCTTTATATCAAAGAGCATCTTTTTTACTGGATAAAAGAAATCAGCTAATCCTGCCTGAATTTGTTCAAATTGAAGAAGATCCATTTTTACTCAAGGGTTTCGGCAGTGGTAACTATGATAGCGATGGCGTCGCGACCAGGAAACGGGATATCGTGGTGGATGGTGTCTTAAAGGACTATTTCCTGAGTGGCTACTCAGCGCGCCGTTTAGGCTTACAGACCACAGGTAACGCAGGTGGTATTCACAATATTATTATCAAGTCTATGGATGTTTCCTTGCAGGACACGATGAAGCAACTGGGATCGGGATTATTGCTGACTGAAGTGATGGGGCAGGGCGTGAATACGGTCACCGGTAATTATTCTCGTGGAGCCAGCGGTTTTTGGTTTGAAAATGGTGAAATCCAGTTTTTTGCGCAAGAGTTAACTATTGCCGGTAACCTCGAGACAATGTTCAAAAATATTGTGGCGATTAGCAATGATGTAGATGACCGTTCGAGTATTTTGACTGGATCCGTTGCTATAGAAGGAATGATGGTTGCTAGCTAG
- a CDS encoding TonB-dependent receptor plug domain-containing protein — MTPSKLLVTISALLLSANGYAVEPATDTDLFDDQLPTILSATRLEQPQAETPASVTIIDRELIEASGARNIVEALRLVPGMNVGYVSGNTPEVSIHGLHTDFSRRLQVLVDGRSVFKPALSRVLWGSMSLSIDDVERIEVVRGPNTVAYGANSFLGVINIISRHPADVASNQATATVGNKGILDGSVRIANQSEDFSYRMTVGHHSDDGFDLQRNGTERYDDHATDYFRGDMVFNPTHEEQWRFIFGYSQADEDQDLLDVYQTEPFHTKTTNDGFAQLIWDRHLTEEHEIKLNANYSQDSVNEEWQTCPPAIFLTNELGALYNSDPLYTEQLIAAISSGSPLPNPGTPEAALLTQQVIARFMQLGNTVSCGTANQNFDESKWEIELQDTYTFSPETRLVSGFSSRRDSIRGESFFDRKLHNDIHRLFANLEWRFTENALLNIGSMYEHDDFVGGEFSPRIALNYLASRHSSWRFILAKGTRNPDFYEESGHRQYILRNLSTPVNGSDNFATFYQTPQAMGNLRPETILSREIGWFYRAGNELNFDIKVFHDTLNHTIDGLFGLDGYDPRNANSYTSKGLDLQLDYKFTGDSRLWFSYSYLDLEVDSGRSLRHQAPKQTLSLMYQHHLTEQLQVSTAYYLQDMENRSDFKRWDARISHSFPIDDKELSLSLVLQHNINDSSYFDSSTIWDPKTIAFIKASLQF; from the coding sequence ATGACCCCATCGAAGTTGCTAGTGACAATCTCCGCATTACTCTTGTCCGCAAATGGTTACGCCGTTGAACCTGCCACCGACACTGATTTATTCGATGATCAGTTACCCACAATTCTCTCCGCAACTCGATTGGAGCAGCCCCAGGCTGAGACCCCAGCATCCGTCACTATCATTGACCGTGAATTAATTGAGGCTTCTGGTGCACGTAACATCGTCGAAGCGCTGCGCCTGGTTCCTGGAATGAATGTGGGCTATGTGAGTGGTAATACCCCCGAAGTCAGTATTCATGGCCTACACACCGATTTTTCGCGACGCCTTCAAGTATTGGTCGATGGTCGTTCTGTTTTTAAACCCGCCCTGTCGCGTGTTTTGTGGGGCAGCATGTCGCTTTCCATTGACGATGTTGAACGAATAGAAGTGGTTCGAGGACCTAATACTGTCGCCTATGGAGCAAATTCGTTCCTGGGTGTCATTAACATCATCAGCCGACACCCGGCCGATGTTGCCAGCAACCAGGCCACAGCCACAGTTGGTAATAAGGGGATTCTCGATGGTTCAGTTCGAATAGCCAACCAATCCGAAGATTTCAGCTACCGCATGACTGTCGGCCACCATAGTGATGATGGATTCGATCTACAGCGCAATGGCACTGAGCGCTATGACGACCACGCAACCGATTATTTCCGTGGTGATATGGTGTTTAATCCAACCCACGAGGAGCAATGGCGATTTATCTTTGGCTACAGTCAGGCCGATGAGGATCAAGATCTACTGGATGTATATCAGACAGAACCATTTCATACTAAAACCACTAATGATGGTTTTGCTCAGCTAATTTGGGATCGCCATTTAACTGAAGAACATGAAATTAAACTTAATGCTAATTACAGTCAGGATTCGGTTAATGAAGAGTGGCAAACCTGTCCACCAGCCATATTTCTGACCAATGAACTGGGTGCTTTATATAACTCTGATCCACTTTATACCGAACAGCTTATTGCCGCTATTTCAAGCGGCTCACCGCTACCCAACCCAGGTACGCCCGAAGCGGCCCTACTCACTCAACAAGTTATTGCTCGATTTATGCAGCTCGGCAATACCGTTTCCTGCGGTACGGCAAACCAGAACTTTGATGAGAGTAAGTGGGAAATAGAGCTGCAGGACACTTACACCTTTAGCCCAGAGACCCGCCTGGTGTCAGGCTTTAGTTCGCGCCGGGACAGTATTCGGGGTGAGTCATTCTTTGATAGAAAACTGCATAACGATATTCACCGCTTGTTTGCGAATCTTGAATGGCGCTTTACTGAAAATGCTTTGCTTAATATTGGTAGCATGTATGAACATGATGACTTTGTAGGCGGTGAATTTTCACCAAGAATTGCTTTAAATTATCTAGCTAGTAGGCATTCATCCTGGCGGTTTATTTTAGCTAAGGGTACACGCAACCCAGATTTTTATGAAGAAAGCGGTCATCGCCAGTACATTTTACGCAACTTATCTACACCAGTTAATGGCAGCGACAATTTTGCAACCTTCTACCAGACCCCACAAGCCATGGGTAACCTGAGACCTGAAACCATCCTTTCTCGGGAAATTGGCTGGTTCTATCGAGCAGGCAATGAACTTAACTTCGACATAAAAGTTTTTCATGACACATTAAATCATACCATTGATGGGTTATTTGGATTAGATGGTTACGACCCAAGAAATGCAAATAGCTATACCAGCAAAGGGCTTGATTTACAGCTTGATTATAAGTTTACCGGCGATAGCCGTTTATGGTTCAGTTATAGTTATCTGGACCTTGAAGTTGACTCTGGAAGAAGCTTACGCCATCAGGCGCCCAAGCAAACCTTATCCTTGATGTACCAACATCATCTAACTGAGCAGCTTCAGGTAAGCACTGCTTATTATTTGCAAGATATGGAAAATCGCTCTGATTTCAAACGCTGGGATGCTCGCATAAGCCATAGCTTCCCGATAGATGATAAAGAGCTATCTTTATCTCTGGTATTGCAGCACAATATCAATGATAGCTCCTACTTTGATAGCAGCACAATTTGGGACCCAAAAACCATAGCCTTCATCAAAGCAAGTTTGCAATTTTGA
- the rapZ gene encoding RNase adapter RapZ, with protein sequence MKLLIVSGRSGSGKSVALKALEDMGYYCIDNLPLSLTLNVINDHILRNEDIAIGVDARNRHDLEHFSEEISNIKIEAPQAKTLFLDADESILLKRFSETRRRHPLTSRGLSLRDAIKEERKLLEPVRASADLVINTSELSPHELRERLRDRVSGDKGQSMDIRLVSFGFKHGAPKDADFVFDVRCLPNPYWDPELRDFTGKDQPIQQFLEQSSIVMEYTWQLKVFFSTWIPEFSKQDRSYFTCAIGCTGGRHRSVYMVETLAKALKLLYPNISIEHRQLDKNL encoded by the coding sequence ATGAAATTATTGATAGTCAGCGGCCGTTCAGGCTCGGGGAAGTCTGTTGCTCTAAAGGCACTGGAGGATATGGGATATTACTGTATCGATAACTTGCCCTTGAGCTTAACTCTAAACGTCATTAATGATCATATTCTGCGCAATGAGGATATTGCGATTGGAGTTGATGCTCGCAATCGCCATGACCTTGAGCATTTTTCTGAAGAAATAAGCAACATAAAAATAGAAGCACCGCAGGCTAAAACATTATTCCTTGATGCAGATGAAAGTATATTATTGAAGCGCTTCAGCGAAACACGTCGCCGCCACCCACTAACCAGTCGTGGCCTTTCCCTTCGTGATGCTATTAAAGAAGAAAGAAAACTGCTTGAACCAGTACGCGCCTCAGCTGATCTTGTAATTAATACTTCAGAACTTTCACCTCATGAATTACGTGAGCGATTGCGTGACAGGGTTAGCGGTGACAAAGGTCAATCGATGGATATCCGTCTGGTCTCTTTTGGGTTTAAGCATGGTGCGCCTAAAGATGCCGACTTTGTATTTGATGTGCGCTGCTTACCCAATCCCTATTGGGATCCAGAGCTGAGAGATTTCACTGGCAAAGACCAACCTATCCAGCAGTTTCTTGAGCAAAGCTCTATTGTGATGGAATACACCTGGCAGCTAAAAGTTTTCTTTTCCACCTGGATTCCCGAGTTCAGCAAACAGGACCGCAGTTACTTTACCTGCGCGATTGGCTGCACCGGTGGTCGTCACCGTTCAGTTTATATGGTGGAAACACTAGCCAAGGCTCTGAAGCTTCTTTACCCCAATATTTCAATCGAACACCGACAGCTCGATAAAAATTTGTAA
- the yjgA gene encoding ribosome biogenesis factor YjgA, with protein sequence MTHQDDQESTEKSKTQVKKELLEITELGERLLEIPMTLLDKLPLSENCLKAIKEGRKISHHTGRKRQIKYIGKVLRDEDLDGIKAELALTDQYHQLEVRKQHLLEQWRDRLINEGDTATFELLQLEPTLDRQQLRQMVRSAQKEKELDKAPKFQRELFRYLRDNMQFSEEG encoded by the coding sequence ATGACACACCAAGACGATCAAGAATCCACTGAAAAATCCAAAACCCAAGTCAAAAAAGAATTGCTTGAAATAACCGAACTTGGTGAACGTCTATTGGAAATTCCCATGACATTACTGGACAAGTTACCTTTGTCGGAAAACTGTCTTAAAGCCATTAAAGAAGGTCGTAAAATCAGTCACCATACGGGCAGAAAACGCCAAATAAAGTACATTGGTAAAGTATTACGTGACGAAGATTTAGATGGCATCAAAGCAGAGCTGGCATTAACCGATCAGTATCATCAACTGGAAGTACGCAAACAACACCTGCTAGAACAATGGCGCGACCGTCTGATAAATGAAGGCGACACAGCCACCTTCGAACTACTGCAACTTGAGCCAACCCTCGACCGCCAACAACTACGTCAAATGGTTCGTAGTGCGCAAAAAGAAAAGGAGCTTGATAAAGCCCCTAAATTCCAACGCGAACTGTTTCGCTACCTGCGCGATAATATGCAGTTTAGTGAAGAAGGCTAA
- the mgtE gene encoding magnesium transporter translates to MAETQATQTRQEQLQLLNNALDSGHLIPVRNLLEELRSADIAHLLESTPPRVRNVIWQLLDKEREGDVLQHLNDEIRQTFIEQMQPQELANALADLDTDDVVDILGDLSQNISNQVLRLLDEQNRAQIEHALSYPEDSAGGLMNIDTIMIRPRVSVEVVLRYLRIRGNMPPNTDHLYVVDSRDVLVGSVPISAILTCDPDTPITQIVDRETFTIPVDMPETEVAQIFERHDLVSAPVLDENGRLLGRITIDDVVDVIREEADHSLMSMAGLDELEDTFGKIAATAKKRAIWLGINLLTVILAALVIGLFEKTIAQVTLLAVLLPIVPSMGGIAGTQTLTLVIRGMSLGHIGEGNKGYLLKKELAVSIINGILWALVIAALVYGYSYYKESGINHLHLAITIGGAMLFNLVTGVVSGAVLPLFLKKINIDPAIAGGVVLTTVTDVAGFFALLGLATLFFA, encoded by the coding sequence ATGGCGGAGACACAAGCAACTCAAACACGTCAGGAACAGCTTCAGCTCTTAAATAATGCGCTGGACAGTGGGCATCTTATTCCTGTTAGAAATCTGCTTGAGGAATTACGCTCAGCAGATATCGCACACCTTCTTGAATCAACACCGCCCCGCGTTCGTAATGTTATCTGGCAATTGCTGGATAAAGAACGCGAAGGTGACGTTCTACAACACCTTAATGATGAAATCCGTCAGACTTTCATTGAGCAGATGCAGCCACAGGAGCTGGCTAATGCGCTGGCTGATCTGGATACCGATGATGTTGTAGATATTCTCGGCGACCTATCGCAGAACATTAGTAACCAGGTTCTTCGTCTCTTGGACGAGCAGAATCGAGCCCAGATTGAGCATGCCCTTTCCTATCCTGAGGATTCGGCTGGTGGCTTAATGAACATCGACACCATCATGATCCGACCTCGGGTTTCGGTGGAAGTAGTGCTTCGCTATTTAAGAATTCGTGGCAACATGCCACCCAATACTGACCACTTGTATGTGGTCGACTCGCGCGATGTGTTAGTTGGATCAGTACCGATCAGCGCTATTTTGACCTGTGATCCTGATACACCCATTACTCAAATTGTTGATCGCGAAACCTTTACCATTCCGGTTGATATGCCTGAAACTGAAGTGGCTCAAATATTCGAGCGTCACGATTTGGTTTCAGCACCGGTACTGGATGAGAATGGCCGTTTACTGGGCCGTATCACCATTGATGACGTAGTTGATGTTATCCGTGAAGAAGCCGATCACTCCTTAATGTCGATGGCGGGCCTGGATGAGCTAGAAGATACCTTTGGTAAAATCGCCGCCACAGCAAAAAAACGTGCTATTTGGCTTGGTATCAACCTGCTCACTGTAATTCTCGCAGCGTTGGTGATTGGTCTATTTGAAAAGACCATTGCCCAGGTAACCCTATTGGCCGTTCTCCTGCCCATCGTTCCCAGCATGGGCGGTATCGCAGGAACTCAAACCCTGACTCTAGTTATTCGTGGTATGTCACTGGGCCATATTGGAGAAGGCAATAAAGGCTACCTGTTAAAGAAAGAATTAGCGGTCAGTATTATCAACGGCATCTTGTGGGCGCTAGTGATTGCTGCCTTAGTTTACGGCTACTCCTACTATAAAGAATCAGGAATTAACCACCTCCATTTAGCCATTACCATTGGCGGCGCCATGCTGTTCAATCTGGTCACCGGTGTAGTCAGTGGCGCTGTATTGCCACTGTTTTTAAAGAAAATCAATATAGACCCAGCCATTGCTGGTGGGGTGGTACTTACCACTGTAACTGACGTTGCCGGCTTCTTCGCCCTGCTCGGTTTAGCGACCCTGTTTTTTGCTTAA
- the tldD gene encoding metalloprotease TldD, whose amino-acid sequence MNSLIKQVEQRIFEESDLSIAVLEDAIRKLHRFDISYSDIFIQEVQHQYWQLEDGIVKDASFNLNKGLGVRAIEGEKTSFAYANQLQTTALDNAISAATSMSRARKQGAVSFNRLDPKQLYTSQPVLFAVEQQQKIDLLRQLDAKARHLDEKVQQVIVSLSAVDEQMMVLASDGVIAADIRPMIRLNVSVIVEHQGRRERGSAGLGGRYDWQTLLEANLDDLAQTAVTQALINLDAIEAPAGLMPVVLGNGWPGVLLHEAVGHGLEGDFNRKGSSAYAGKIGQKVASDLCTVVDDGTLPNQRGSLSVDDEGTVSQSTVLIENGVLKGYMQDKHNAQLMGQKATGNGRRESYAHLPMPRMTNTYMMSGESDPQDIIKSVKKGIYAPNFAGGQVDITSGNFVFSASEAYLIEDGKITAPIKGATLTGNGPEVLKRVSMVGNDSMLDPGIGVCGKDGQSIAVCVGQPTLKVDQMTVGGTKV is encoded by the coding sequence ATGAATTCCCTAATCAAACAAGTTGAACAGCGTATATTTGAAGAGTCTGATCTAAGCATCGCAGTACTGGAAGATGCTATTCGAAAGCTACACCGATTTGATATTAGTTACTCAGACATTTTCATTCAAGAAGTTCAACATCAGTATTGGCAGCTCGAAGATGGGATCGTTAAAGATGCCAGCTTCAATTTAAATAAAGGTCTTGGCGTGCGTGCGATTGAAGGTGAGAAAACCAGCTTTGCCTATGCCAACCAGTTACAAACTACGGCACTTGATAATGCGATAAGTGCTGCCACCAGTATGAGCAGAGCCAGAAAACAAGGCGCTGTATCTTTTAATCGCTTAGATCCCAAGCAACTCTACACTAGTCAGCCTGTTTTGTTTGCTGTCGAGCAGCAACAGAAAATTGATTTATTACGTCAGCTTGATGCAAAGGCGCGTCACCTTGATGAGAAAGTTCAACAAGTAATTGTTAGCCTTTCAGCGGTTGATGAACAAATGATGGTGCTGGCAAGTGATGGCGTTATTGCTGCCGATATTCGGCCCATGATTCGGTTGAATGTTTCAGTCATTGTTGAACATCAGGGCCGCCGGGAGCGAGGTAGTGCAGGATTAGGTGGACGTTACGATTGGCAGACCTTGTTAGAAGCTAATCTGGATGATTTGGCACAAACTGCTGTAACACAGGCTTTAATTAACTTAGATGCTATTGAAGCACCTGCCGGGTTAATGCCCGTCGTGTTAGGTAATGGCTGGCCGGGTGTTTTGTTGCACGAAGCGGTGGGTCATGGATTGGAAGGGGACTTTAATCGCAAAGGCTCTTCTGCCTATGCGGGCAAGATTGGGCAAAAAGTTGCCTCTGATTTATGTACAGTGGTTGATGACGGAACATTGCCCAATCAACGTGGCTCTTTAAGCGTTGACGATGAGGGTACAGTAAGCCAGTCAACAGTGCTGATAGAGAATGGTGTGCTCAAAGGCTATATGCAAGATAAGCACAATGCACAACTTATGGGACAAAAGGCTACTGGCAACGGACGTCGAGAGTCTTATGCTCACTTGCCGATGCCACGAATGACCAATACCTATATGATGTCTGGCGAATCCGATCCGCAAGACATTATCAAAAGCGTTAAGAAAGGGATCTATGCGCCGAATTTTGCCGGCGGGCAAGTTGATATTACATCAGGGAATTTTGTGTTCAGTGCCAGCGAAGCTTACTTGATTGAAGATGGCAAAATCACCGCACCCATAAAAGGTGCCACATTAACGGGTAACGGCCCAGAAGTTTTAAAACGGGTCAGCATGGTCGGCAACGATAGCATGCTCGATCCAGGCATTGGCGTTTGTGGTAAAGATGGACAAAGTATCGCCGTCTGCGTAGGTCAACCTACTTTAAAAGTCGATCAAATGACGGTTGGTGGGACAAAGGTTTGA
- a CDS encoding carbon-nitrogen hydrolase family protein: MTSSVKVALIQMTSSSEVDDNLAKAEKLIESAAAQGAQFIVLPESFALMEKYNGQKLEHVERDGQGKVQDWMSSLAKKLKLVLVGGTIAVESEIENKPYARCYVYQEDGSLLAHYDKIHLFDVSVKEGESYSESSNTLAGSEPVTFNWQGITFGCSVCYDLRFPELYRYYQTHNVDVILAPSAFTLATGKVHWKLLLQARAVENLAFVVAPNQTGTHDNQRKTFGHSMVIDPWGEVIDELQEDEGISIATLNINKIDMIKEKFPVHLHRKLMS; this comes from the coding sequence ATGACAAGTAGCGTTAAGGTTGCTTTAATTCAGATGACCTCATCCAGTGAGGTCGATGATAATCTTGCTAAAGCAGAGAAGCTGATAGAGTCTGCTGCGGCACAAGGTGCCCAATTCATTGTATTGCCCGAAAGCTTTGCTTTGATGGAAAAATATAATGGGCAAAAGCTCGAACATGTTGAACGCGATGGCCAGGGAAAAGTTCAAGACTGGATGTCTTCGCTGGCAAAGAAATTAAAGCTGGTATTGGTAGGCGGCACCATAGCCGTTGAGTCTGAGATTGAAAATAAACCCTATGCGCGTTGTTATGTTTATCAGGAAGACGGTAGCCTTCTAGCTCACTACGACAAAATACATTTATTTGATGTGTCGGTGAAAGAGGGAGAAAGTTACTCAGAGTCATCCAATACTCTCGCTGGATCTGAACCTGTGACGTTTAATTGGCAAGGTATTACCTTTGGCTGTTCCGTCTGTTATGACTTACGTTTTCCGGAGTTATATCGTTATTATCAGACCCACAATGTGGATGTCATTCTGGCACCTTCAGCATTTACTCTCGCCACAGGCAAGGTACATTGGAAGCTGTTGTTACAGGCGCGGGCGGTTGAGAATTTGGCTTTTGTAGTCGCCCCAAATCAAACCGGTACCCATGATAACCAAAGAAAAACTTTTGGTCATAGTATGGTGATTGATCCATGGGGTGAAGTCATTGATGAGTTGCAAGAAGATGAAGGTATATCGATCGCAACGTTAAATATCAATAAGATTGATATGATCAAAGAAAAATTCCCTGTGCACCTGCACCGCAAATTAATGAGTTAA
- a CDS encoding PTS sugar transporter subunit IIA: MHIENVIAPELCVLGAQATSRKKALQFIANLFAENNSQFEPFLLLKALFAREQLGTTAIGNGVALPHGRLKECEVPVAAFITLDQATVFDAPDQEPVDIIFALIVPKDFNFQELEGLDGLIEVLKDNMVCAQIRHAHNNQALYEIIESAIAKNTKQKDKEKDKEKEVST; encoded by the coding sequence ATGCATATTGAAAATGTTATTGCCCCCGAGCTTTGTGTGCTCGGGGCGCAAGCTACAAGCCGAAAAAAAGCGTTACAATTTATCGCTAACCTTTTTGCAGAGAACAACTCACAATTCGAACCATTCCTGTTATTAAAAGCACTGTTTGCTAGAGAACAACTCGGCACAACGGCAATAGGTAATGGTGTTGCCTTACCGCACGGTCGACTTAAAGAGTGCGAAGTTCCAGTAGCAGCCTTTATCACTCTCGATCAGGCAACCGTGTTTGACGCACCCGATCAGGAACCCGTTGATATCATTTTTGCTTTAATTGTTCCGAAAGATTTTAACTTTCAGGAGTTAGAGGGACTAGATGGATTAATTGAAGTTTTGAAAGATAATATGGTATGTGCTCAAATACGCCATGCTCACAATAATCAGGCTTTATATGAGATTATAGAGTCTGCTATAGCCAAAAACACCAAACAGAAAGACAAAGAGAAAGACAAAGAGAAAGAAGTTAGCACATGA
- the hpf gene encoding ribosome hibernation promoting factor, which yields MQINLTGRHLDITDALRDFVDEKFAKLERHFDHINNVYVTLSVEKVRQIAEATLHVNGGEIFANSESEDMYAAIDLLIDKLDRQVIKHKEKMTRH from the coding sequence ATGCAAATCAATCTAACTGGTCGTCACCTTGATATCACTGATGCCTTAAGAGATTTCGTAGACGAAAAATTCGCAAAATTAGAGCGTCACTTTGATCATATTAATAATGTTTACGTGACACTCAGTGTCGAAAAGGTTCGCCAAATTGCTGAAGCGACCTTACATGTAAACGGAGGAGAGATTTTTGCCAACAGTGAGTCAGAGGATATGTATGCCGCGATTGATTTATTGATTGATAAACTGGATAGACAAGTGATAAAACATAAGGAAAAGATGACGCGTCATTAA